The segment ATCAGATAAATTATTTTAGGGGTTAGAGATCAGATAAATTATTTGAGATAGTAATTGacctgattttttttcccttctgaAGTATGAATATAATTTTGTGTCAACCAACACAATCGCAAATCTTTAGCTGGAAGTACATATGATTTCTGTTATTTCAGGGACTACGGGTGTATTTATTTACATGCATCCATCAAAACTGGAGGCATGTTCAGCCTGTAGAGAGGATCTGGTGATATTTATATGGGAAATAGCTGGGGACGATACCTCTTTAGAGCTGCAACCGGAGACAGGCTTCGTTGCAGTCATGTGACTAAGATCTAATGGGAAAAAGGAGTTGAAATCCGCAGTGTAACAATTGCACACAATCACCAGATTTAACTTTAGTGCTCTAAACTAGGAagtttactaataaaaacattaGAGTAGCTATCAAATTAGATGATAGAATAAAACAGCAGCTAAGGAACTTCAAAATGGTATGTACAGCAATCAGCTAGATGAGTTTGTAATACTGTGTTCAAGAATCTGAGTACCAAACGTCCCGGACAAGATTGAGTGGAAACGGACTAGAGTTGGGAAAATACCATGTTAAATCTTTCAGAAGGAGAGTGTAGAGAAGTGCAAGCTCTTCATTTGGCTTTTGATATAACCATGACCTCAACCTTTGACAATTCAGTCATTTCAAGATAGCTGAATCAGAGGCAGGACCTATGCCAGGCAATGATTTATACATGGTGGCACATAAGGATGCAATTGGGTACCCAACTACCCACTATAGTTCATAAAAACAATTCACTAACAGTATGAAAATGAACTAGCAATTGGTGAAATAACATTTTTAATAGGGTGTAGTGTGTTTTGTGTCGATTAAAAAAACTTGCATCGGGTGGTACAGGAGAATTTTCAAACAAACAAACCTCGACGCCAGCCAGGTAGCATTcaggtgaagtaaaaaaaaaaaaaaactgaacaaAGGAGGATGCCCTGGGGGACACCATTGACAGAGTTAGAACCAGGGCAGACGGGCTTTAGTGGTCAGCTAAGCACAACTCATCTTTTGCAGGTTCTGCTACAGAACCTTGATGAGCCAGGCTGTTCCCATCTAGGTTGCACTTCTCGGCCATGAAATTAAAACCTGCCAACCCTTTGCAAAAAAACCAGAAATACAGAAGTAATCTGTTTCGCCAATAAACCAGAGCCAGTGCATATTAATAACCAACATACACCCTACATAAGTTCAACTCATTTGTATATTTATGGTTCTCTCTGCAGCATCCTATGATATTTTACAATGATGAAATAAGTATGCAATGAAGCAAATACAATGGACAGCATAATGGCCAAAGAACCAATCACTTGTAAGGAGAAGGGCTAAATCTTGTAAGCCCAAACTGAGGGATCTGCTTACACTCTGATCATTGCAACCGGAACAAATTCTCAATGGAAGGGCCAATGGACATAACTTCATCCGCCCTTAGATTCACATTGGGCCTGGCAATGTTGAATAATGCCAGGCCAGTATTAGTAATTTTGACACAGCCATTTACATGCAGAACTTCAAGGTGCACACAGCCATTGCGGAGGGCCAGCAAACCTTGGTCACAAATGTTTCGGCAACGATTGACATGCAGAACTCTCATCTTATTGCAGTACAATCCAATTGCAGACCAACCAGGTAAACGGACCCCATGGCAGACAGCAAGGTTCCACTCCTCAATCAATGGGCACCCGCTAGCTATTGCAGCCACGGAATCATCTGTAAGATAGCGACACATCCTGAGATTCAGAAAGCAGAGTCTTTTGGCAAAAGCAAGCCTACCAAGGCCATCCAGCCCAGCTGAGCTTCCTAACTTGTGCAAATTCAGGTACTCAAGTCCACCACCGCTCACTACATCCAACAAGCCATCTGGAGAAATCATGCAAGACTCAGCTTCTAGATAACAAAGTGTACTTGGACACCCTCTGAATCCAACACCAGACAAACGTCTGCACCCAGATATGATTAGTGTGCAAATGTTTGAGCAATTGCTAAAGACAGCAGAAATCCCTCGATCTGAAATGGCCATGCAAGAACCAAGGTTTAGACTCTTCAAAGCATGACAGCCCTTTGAAAGACTTTCCAAACCATGATCTGTAATATTAAAGCAGCTTTGAAGTTCAACAATCACCAAATTTGGGCATCCAATCGCCACCTGTGCTAGACCATCATCCGTTATACCAGAACAGCAGTACAATGAAAGGGATTGCAGAGACGATCCAGACATTCCCAGAGTGTACAAAGCTGAGTCAGGTAGCTCTGTGAGCCCAGCAAGGGATATCCTGTTAAGATGAGGAGAGCAAGCCAATATCTTTGGGATGCACTTGGCATGCTCCTTATCTACTGTTGGGTTAAAAGAACAATGGAATGTTAGTGATTTCCGACCAATGTTTCGAACCTTGAACCAATTCTTACAAGTTAAACCAAAAGCATTCCTGTCCGACTCATTTTCAAGCTTGTTAAATATAGAAAGCAAGCAATCATCAGATGGGTAATTGATGTAGTTTTGTAAGCTGCCATCCATTGTCTCCTTTTTCGAAATTTTGACTGAAATTGACAGACTACTGGGTTCCGTCTGAAGGTTGGAGAGCTTGAATCTTTATTAAATACTTCTGAGATGCTCCGGAGGAGGATGAACTTGGTGGATCGAAGCTACACAAAACAGCTGGCTCACCATATGCATACCCAATAGAAGCTCCGCATTTTCGGCAAAGAAGCTTAGTTTTTGGCCGGTAGCTACGCCAGGTGAGGGGAAAGCAAGATATCTCGTCTACCTGAGTAAATCGGCTGAGATCAACAGATATGAATGAAATCAGACCTTTCTTCAGAGACTTCTGGTATGAGGAGCCTACTTCAGATGTGCTTCGGTTAGAAGATGAAAGGTTTAGAGGGTATCCACAAGATCCACAGCTGTCAATAGACACGTAATTGTTGTCAGATACTCAAgcagacaaaaagaaaaaaaaaattgcagaatAGACAATGTAGTTCACATAGATACAATGTGGTGGTGTTCAAAGGATGCATTGAAAAAATGGTGGACCAATCAAGCTGACACTCAGCAGTAAATAATCAGAGCTACACCACATTAAGTTGCCAGAACAGTAAAAATGGTAGCCAATCAAGAATGTTTTAAAGCTTTAAAGTAAGCTTATGTAACACAAATTGAGCTCAACAGTGCTTACTATTGCATAAGAAGCATTGTTTGCTCCATATATCCGAAATCAAATAGCATTAAATGAAGGAGAAGGTTTTGGTTTGTTTTTTCATTCTAATGAATCACGATCCTATTAGCTAAAGGTTAAAAGCCAAATACACATAGTAGTTGGTGAAAGGCTTCCATAATTAGTCAACAAGTTCTGATCAGTGTAGttaccaaaagaaaaaagaacagatGTGAGAGAAAATAATGTCTTGAACTCATCTTTGTATTAGtactaaataaaaaaacttactAGATTTGGCAGATGACGATATGAGCCAATGAGAAAAATATGGTACCATTAATGGCATATTGGAAATGACTGTAACAAAGTGTTTACTTCTTTAAAGAAGTTTAATTCCGCTTACAGATTTTTCTTGCTATTTATGGAAAAAATGAATGTTTTTTATCATTTATTATATATTACACAGCAATAATAACGACATTTATGGTTTCAAATGTTTCAAATGGCTGCAATCTAACAGGTGCTGTAAAACAAGGCATCAGAATTGTGAGGTGGAGCATACATTAAATTCAGGACTACCAGCAAACCATGGGATAGATAGAATGTTTCATGCTAATGACTAGACAATCCATCTCATCTTAGTACTTGTCAAAACAAAAACCTTAACACTATTCAGAATTGTAACAAGGCATGTATACATGGTAGAATTAAAATGTTCTGATAAGTTTACATACAAAGTGGAGCTAATGAATAATGATCTATTCACACAATTTGTAGTGAATCTTGAGCCTTGCCACTACTTCATTTAGCAAAATATTTGTGCTGCAACATGCCAGCATCAATAACACACAATTGCATCAATGCTAAATGGTGGAAATAGTTAAGACTTAAGACTACTACAAACATAGATATTTGAATCAATAGTGTAAACCACATACGTTACAGCTATTATTAATGAACATGGAACCAAAACAGGTGACGCCAACGCAAAACTCGCCAATCTCCTTTTACTACGTGGCAAATTTCCATTGGCTAACTGTAATCCGACGATGGACGGAAACTACACTGCAATTCCAGCTCACTTCTGGTGCAGTCAAAGGAGCAACTCCACGACAACACGAATTTCCAGTTTCATTCGGTTACGTCAGCAAGCCCATGTGTAGCAAGCTCACATGGCTGTCCAAGAAACAGGACCCTGCAAGGCGACTCCCCACTGTTAGAGTATATTTGGTAGTTAGGATTTATAATCCCATACTGCCATATGCATCGGGGATGCTTCTTGCCCCTTAAATCTCTGTACTCTATTTATACCGCTCAAGAGGCTCAATGCAATATATCCACAATCCCACAAAATCTATTCTTCCTACATGGTATCAGTTTAGGTTTCGATCCTAACCCTAAATCCACCGCTTCCGCTTTCACCACGCTGCCCCCGGGGAGATCAATCTCCATGATCTCCGCCGGGGGCTGCGCAACTCGTAGCTAAGTTCTCACggttgatcatattgatccgCCACCGTCTTCGCGTTGTTCAGCACCAGAAGGGCTCCTCTGTGCGTGCGTTGCTCCTGTCAGAAAGCCCTGCTTGTCGGCTAGCTTGATCGTCGCTCGTCGTTACCCGCCGGACACTTGTCAATCTGCCGCGTGCGTGCCGATCCGCGCCATCGTCGCTCGTGCATGCCGCGACCGCGCCGATCTACGCGCCGCGTGCGTGGTCATGCACGTGGTTGCCGACGAGTGCCCGTGTGCACATGATCACGATCAGTTTGCATGTGTTCGTGGTGATCTGCTTGCATGTGGTGATCTACTTGCATGTACTCGATCGATCTACGTGCACGTCGTCGAGCAGGCTGCGCCATCGTCGCTCGTGCGCGTGCCACACCATCGGATGCACGTGCCGCTGGCTGCCCGATCTACTGCTGCCTTTCTTTTTTCCCGATCAGAGATCGGATTGCATCGTCCTGCCGATCCGTCGATCACTCCTCCGCTTCGGACTACATTGCTCGGCTTCGACCTCTCCAGTGCCTCCTCCCTCTGACGATGCTGCGGTGTGACTAAGCGCGCTCGTCGACACCATTCGAGTGCTGGTCAGCCTGCCGTTGTCACGCTGGATCATCATTGCCGGCATGTCATCCATGCCATAGAGCCATCACACCACCGAGTGCCTACACCCGTGGCCACATCGTCATCGCCTACCGGCACCACCCTTCGAGTGTGGTCACTGGGGTCACCACCCGCTCGTCctcgccaccaccgccagcGTCAGTCCAAGTTAGCACCAATCTGCCGCAACTCcaggtcgccgtcgccgcctcccGATGGaggccgctgccgctgccgccagtCGAGTCATCGGCTAGATCATGCTAATTTTGTGTACCTGTGCGCCCGCGTTGGTGTTTTGGGGCTTGCACCCCTCTCCACGGCAGTGTCCACGGCACACCGCTCTCGACTACCTCGGCAACAAAAGGGCTACCATCCGCATGAGCTCCTCATTGGTCTCCACTCTAGTCGCAACACCGGCAATGCAACGGTATTACGGCACCGTTTGGTtgcaagaaacgtttcagattctctggtgattctctagaatccctgccaaacgcaccaaaacgtgaaacgtttcaccttgaatcacctgaaacgtttctcatttttaacactacgaggagaatcacccaaaatggtgtttcacccgtttcaagaatcactcaggtcatttttcttcaagaatccgaatccaaaatccctgccaaacgttttcagaaaattgagggtgattcaccagagaaacgttTCCAGGGAGAATTTGAAACCGAAACGTTTCTGGGAGAATCTGGAGCCCTGCCAAACGAGCCCTACGACTGCCGGGGGGGGGTGTCAGTTTGTAGCCTTGCTACCTTCGGCTTCTTCTCCAGTCTAACCATCTGCGATACTCCCGTTACGACTACAGGGGGATATTAGAGTATATTTGGTAGTTAGGATTTATAATCCCATACTGCCATATGTATCGGGGATGCTTCTTGCCCCTCAAATCTCTGTACTCTATTTATACCGCCCGAGAGGCTCAATACAATATATCCACAATCCCACAAAATCTATTCTTCCTACACCCACGAATCACAACAACGTACCGAAGCGTTGCATGGGTGAGCTTACTACAGCATCTGAAAATTAGGTTTGCTCCCTAAAGTCCAGCACCATGACCCTTCTTTTGGTACCAAAAAGATGAccacaaagataggcattctaGTAACAAATATTGTTTGTACATTACCCAAACAACTTGTATCCTGAATTCCTGACTTGCAAAAGAAGCTCATTTAAACTAGAGAGTACGGATTCTTCCATTAGGAAGAAATCACAACCACTTTTCAATCAGACAAGCAGAACAGAGTAAGCAGATGAGCCAATCGTACACCAATCAACCAACCATGAGGGTTGAAGATTCTTTAATCTCGGTTCTTGGTTCCTAAAATAACAGGGAACCGAGATTCCCACTCCAAAAACGAGGAATCCTAGTAAAAGGTACCAACGAAGCATAAGAATCCCATCATCTACGAGCATCCATGGCCTATCCACCCCTATTTGTCCAGAACCAGCCCCGGACTCCCTACCTCCGTGCCTAGACGAAACAAGGGATGAACAGCAGAATCGAGGGAGGGCAACCAATCACCTGTAGAATACGTCGCGCCGGGACATCCTCGGGCGGCGGCAAGATCGGATTTTGACGCCGGAAGTCTCATGGATTGATTGAGGCCGCGGTGGGCGGGGtcagggggaggaggcggccatgGTCGTCGAGCCTTGTTcgcggggagggggaggggaaagGAATTGGGGGGACGGATGATTTGGCAAATTTGGCAGCTTGGGTCCGGACGGGGACGGACGGCAGACGTGTATGCGACTCGGCTGCTCTGCGTTCCGTTCTTTGACTCTTTCGAGTTGTCGTTCCGAGTTGAAGCGGTTGATGATGGGTGCAAGACAGCAAGAGATTTCTTTAAAAAAGTTTTGCTTTTGCCGTGCCGAGTTGAACAAGTCCTCAAGCGTTGGTTCGGTTCTGATTTGTGAGACGGGGGCGGTTCGGGTTGGGTCctttatatttgattttttatattgtTATCCATATTTCAATATGAATACGAATATAAATTTGAATATTCTCAAATACGAATACGAATTGGATAGTTTGAATCTGAATCTGCATTTGAATATCTACTCGATCAGGTTGTATATAAATATCCTACACCTTTAAcgataataatttttattttggtgcgTAAAAATTTTGTTCACATTTGAAATTACTGAAATTAccgaaattttagaaattttgttcaaaatacacatcgaaaatttaaatttttgatcaaatttgactgaaatttgttccaatttgattgggtcagaatatataaattttgttcacctctgaaatttctaaaacattaGCGAAATTTGGTTCCGTGGTTAGCGGATACAGATATTATTCATTTCCACATCCAAATTCAAAGCAATTcagatatccacatttgaatctgaATCTCGAAAATGAATTCGGATACAttcattttagtatccattttaAAAACGAATACAAATACATATATCTATATTCGTGTTTTGATGGATACTAATATCGAAATAATTGGATATCTGCTATCCATGGGTTTCCTCTTGTTCTGGTTATAGAAGCTGACATGAAGGAAGGTTCATGAAGGTGGGCTGTTGCGGGGGCGAGCGGGGCGGTGCTAGAAGGGGTGGTGGGGAATGGAGAGTAGCCATGCCCCGTGGTGTTAGGGCGGCATGACAGGGTAGGTGCAGTCGCAGTGGCAGAGCGGAGGTGAGGTCATAGTGGAAAGGGCAGCAAGAGGAGAACTATGCTAGAAGGGGTCGCGGGGCAAGCATGTCATAAAAGAGAAAAGATACCATGTATATGTTTGTAATGCATACCGTATCATAGAGCAATAGAGAGAGGTTGATAcctgaatttatttttttaaatggaaCAGGAGGAAATTATCCTATTGTGCTCTATTAAGTAAAATCAGGAGTTTTACCAGTTGACagagcacaagaagaagaaaaacagtcCTATACAAACTACAAACTAGATAGCCAAGACCCCATATCGTCCTTAAGAGAAGGTTTGATACCTGAATTTCTGACTCAGTGACAAGTCTAACGTTTCCTTTAAAGAGCAGCCCATATCTTGCTAGGAGGGAGCATATCCCCCACGCACACTACTGAGGAAAATAATCATGCTGCCACCTTTAAATGAGGTTTTCATATTACACGATTCATACCATGAAGCTATTGACAAGCGGGTACGGCAACATGACATGATTTTCTATTGATTAAAAATTAGGATGAGCTTGTGTTCATATtcgatatatttttattaattttaaacaataaagtggtttaaatgGATTAAAAAATAGACTTacggttttaaaaaaatacatttggAATTTGATATTCAAACTAATCAATCACCCATCCATCCACCCTCGCCATAAAAAGACGTGTCCCTCAACCAGCTCCGACCCGCACTTGTCCGCTCGGCACTAGAGCCGATCACAACCATTCACTATTAGGCACATGAATCTCAAACACCAACTCTACCCATAAGCTAAAAATTGACGTGTTACCTATAGGGTTTTCATCAAAGTTGGCCCAACTGTACCGGCCACAATATGTATGGCTCAATCAGTCAATCAGGCTAGGCCTTGTGTTAGTGAGCTTATTGCAATGGTCATGAGGTACGGTGCTAGAAGTGGGTCCTGTATTAAGCTAGCCTCatgtttaaataaaaaattcagtcCATCCCAACTATCtactctctcctctccttcGCACCCCCTTCGTCGCTCCcgtccctcctcctcccttctccaAATCGACACCCCCTTCTCTCGTTCCTCCTACGCTCCCCCTTCGCCATGGCTGCCGTGGCACACATGCCTCTCATCTACCGCGATCGGAACTGCCAACCGGCGGAGCTCCCCACGGCTAGATCAGGCTTCTCTCCGGCCGGGTCAAGCTTCTCGTCACCAGATTGACCACCCCTCTAACCAGATCGAGCCCCGAGCGCTCTGATCTGGAGGTGACGGCCGGTGAGCTCCACAACGACGTTTCCTCAGCCCCTCCTCCGCATTCGTCCGCACCATGACCAAATCCAATCGGAGGAGTCTCCATTGAGCTCGTGGTGGCGCAAGGGCGGGTCAGACCAGTGGCGACAAGCCTTCACCCAGCCGTGGCGCACCACCATGGTCTTCTGATGTTTTTACCTTGGTTGGTTGAGATGCCAATTTGCAGAACAAAGGGGCCTatttaatatttgaattgaaggTTGGAGAGATCACGCTGTTCTCCGTGCCTCTCAGGGCTATCAGTTTAGAGAGTGGTACTACTGAGGAAGAGAGCGCAGCAAACTAATTAAGCTTCGTATTCTCAGAGTTCCAATGGTAATCCTtgcaatttttaaattttagtcCAATTATCGGTCAAAACTTACAGACTTTCAATATTAAAGGATGTCCATGCCTTACAAATTCGGATAGAGAGACATTTTGGACAAGACAAGATTTCTAATGAATACCTTTGGCAACAATTTTGCATTAggatatgtttataaaatccaataaatttgtgatattatgaagcaattttcgagacaaatctaaaattatgatttttaatgttttcaaactaaatattttggaaactATTATTAATTGAAGTTTTAAAAGTCTGACATGACCTTATCTAAATGTCATGTTTTTATGACCGGAGGGGTAAAGGGGAGTCGACTCTAAGTATCCTGATACAGCAACAGAACAAATGTAAGCAGAACCAATAGAAATTGGCCCAATTTTGTCTGGTTCATTTTTATTTTGCCTCGGGTTTACATGGGAGCCTCGATGGAATTGTATATCTGCCTGCAACGAATCCAACTTCAGGCTCGGACTGTGCCCAGGGTTTTATTTACTTGGTAAACATGACATATCAGATATATCagaatcaaattcatttttttaaatgacATGAATTTGCTAGAAATTATCCCTAATCAATTAATCACCACATATTACATATAACAATAAAGAAATTAGACAATATCATAAATCCATAGCATATTAGATATATTCATTACACCCAACATAATAATGCCATCCCAAATGCCATAGTCCTTTGGCATgattaaacaaaaaaataaacatagtCCCAAATCTTACATGTTTGAACTTTAAAGCACGTATCACCAACAAAGTGCCAAATGAACAAGATAAGTTCCCAAGGTTAAGATGATTCCAATGCTCGCGTATACATATACAAGATTATTGTGGAGAGAGTTATAAAGATTAATAAAATTGTGTTCATCTTGAATCAGAGAAGGGCCAACAAGACTTCTATTGTaacttttttagaaaataagttCAAAACTGAACT is part of the Phragmites australis chromosome 12, lpPhrAust1.1, whole genome shotgun sequence genome and harbors:
- the LOC133886924 gene encoding F-box/LRR-repeat protein 12, with amino-acid sequence MDGSLQNYINYPSDDCLLSIFNKLENESDRNAFGLTCKNWFKVRNIGRKSLTFHCSFNPTVDKEHAKCIPKILACSPHLNRISLAGLTELPDSALYTLGMSGSSLQSLSLYCCSGITDDGLAQVAIGCPNLVIVELQSCFNITDHGLESLSKGCHALKSLNLGSCMAISDRGISAVFSNCSNICTLIISGCRRLSGVGFRGCPSTLCYLEAESCMISPDGLLDVVSGGGLEYLNLHKLGSSAGLDGLGRLAFAKRLCFLNLRMCRYLTDDSVAAIASGCPLIEEWNLAVCHGVRLPGWSAIGLYCNKMRVLHVNRCRNICDQGLLALRNGCVHLEVLHVNGCVKITNTGLALFNIARPNVNLRADEVMSIGPSIENLFRLQ